In Castanea sativa cultivar Marrone di Chiusa Pesio chromosome 6, ASM4071231v1, a single window of DNA contains:
- the LOC142639679 gene encoding putative mitochondrial protein AtMg00310: protein MEDGMGFWNLRNFNLAMLAKQGWRMIQGNDSLLYKCFKGRYFPRSSFLDAKESLGCSYVWRSLLAALPILRSGYCWRVGNGSSISVLGDKWIPNHPTNKVLHPINELADEMAVSELIDSKLHVWRSGTIMSLFHKEDADAITKIPLSRRVVPDSIS from the coding sequence ATGGAGGATGGCATGGGATTTTGGAatttgagaaattttaatttagcaATGTTGGCTAAACAAGGTTGGAGAATGATTCAAGGCAATGACTCATTGTTATACAAGTGTTTCAAAGGAAGGTATTTTCCTAGGTCCTCTTTTCTTGATGCTAAAGAATCTCTTGGATGTTCTTATGTGTGGAGAAGTTTGTTGGCTGCACTTCCTATTCTTAGGTCAGGTTATTGTTGGAGGGTGGGCAATGGATCTTCAATAAGTGTGCTAGGGGATAAATGGATACCCAATCATCCCACAAACAAAGTTCTTCATCCAATTAATGAGCTGGCTGATGAGATGGCTGTTTCAGAATTAATTGATTCAAAGTTGCATGTGTGGAGAAGTGGTACGATCATGTCATTGTTCCATAAAGAAGATGCTGATGCAATTACCAAGATTCCTCTTAGCAGAAGGGTTGTTCCAGATTCAATCAGTTAG
- the LOC142639071 gene encoding trifunctional UDP-glucose 4,6-dehydratase/UDP-4-keto-6-deoxy-D-glucose 3,5-epimerase/UDP-4-keto-L-rhamnose-reductase RHM1 gives MATYTPKNILITGAAGFIASHVANRLIRNYPDYKIVVLDKLDYCSNLKNLLPSKSSPNFKFVKGDIGSADLVNFLLITESIDTIMHFAAQTHVDNSFGNSFEFTKNNIYGTHVLLEACKVTGQIRRFIHVSTDEVYGETDEDAVVGNHEASQLLPTNPYSATKAGAEMLVMAYGRSYGLPVITTRGNNVYGPNQFPEKLIPKFILLAMQGKPLPIHGDGSNVRSYLYCEDVAEAFEVILHKGEVGHVYNIGTKKERRVIDVAKDICRLFSMDPEKSIKFVENRPFNDQRYFLDDQKLTILGWSEQTTWDEGLRKTMEWYINNPDWWGDVSGALLPHPRMLMMPGGIERHFDGSEEGKSASYVSNNTRMLVPPSKSIGSPRKHSLKFLIYGRTGWLGGLLGKICEKQGISFEYGRGRLEDRSSLLADIQNVKPTHVFNAAGVTGRPNVDWCESHKTETIRANVAGTLTLADVCREHGLLMMNFATGCIFEYDAAHPEGSGIGFKEEDKPNFIGSFYSKTKAMVEELLKEYDNVCTLRVRMPISSDLSNPRNFITKISRYNKVVNIPNSMTILDELLPISVEMAKRNLRGIWNFTNPGVVSHNEILEMYKQYIDPNFKWANFTLEEQAKVIVAPRSNNELDASKLKKEFPELLSIKESLIKYVFEPNKKN, from the exons ATGGCTACTTATACCCCTAAGAACATCCTCATCACTGGGGCTGCCGGGTTCATTGCATCCCATGTTGCCAACCGGCTGATCCGTAACTACCCTGACTACAAGATTGTTGTGCTTGACAAGCTTGATTATTGCTCGAATCTGAAAAACCTCCTACCCTCAAAATCATCTCCTAATTTCAAGTTTGTGAAGGGGGATATTGGTAGTGCTGACCTTGTCAACTTCCTCTTAATCACTGAGTCTATTGACACTATAATGCACTTTGCTGCCCAGACCCATGTTGACAACTCATTTGGCAACAGCTTTGAGTTTACCAAGAACAATATCTATGGTACCCACGTCCTTTTGGAAGCCTGCAAGGTCACTGGCCAGATCAGGAGGTTCATCCATGTGAGTACGGATGAGGTCTATGGGGAGACAGATGAGGATGCAGTTGTGGGAAACCATGAGGCTTCTCAACTCCTCCCAACAAACCCATATTCTGCCACAAAAGCTGGAGCAGAAATGCTTGTTATGGCATATGGTAGGTCATATGGGTTACCTGTGATAACAACACGTGGGAATAACGTGTATGGACCCAATCAGTTTCCCGAAAAATTAATTCCAAAGTTCATCCTCTTGGCCATGCAAGGGAAACCTCTTCCAATTCATGGGGATGGTTCTAATGTGAGGAGTTATTTGTATTGTGAGGATGTTGCTGAGGCTTTCGAAGTCATTCTTCATAAGGGAGAGGTTGGTCATGTGTACAATATCGGGACAAAGAAGGAAAGGAGAGTTATTGATGTGGCCAAAGATATATGCAGGCTTTTCTCGATGGACCCAGAGAAAAGCATCAAGTTTGTGGAGAACAGACCATTTAATGACCAGAGGTACTTTCTAGATGATCAGAAGCTGACAATTCTGGGGTGGTCAGAGCAAACTACATGGGACGAGGGGCTGAGGAAGACTATGGAGTGGTATATTAACAATCCTGATTGGTGGGGTGATGTCTCTGGGGCACTGCTTCCTCATCCAAGGATGCTGATGATGCCTGGTGGGATTGAGAGACACTTTGATGGGTCTGAAGAGGGCAAATCTGCATCTTATGTCTCAAATAATACCCGGATGCTGGTTCCACCTTCCAAAAGCATTGGCTCTCCTCGAAAACATTCCCTGAAGTTCTTGATCTATGGTAGGACTGGTTGGCTTGGTGGTCTGCTTGGGAAGATATGTGAGAAACAAGGGATTTCATTCGAATATGGAAGAGGGCGTCTAGAGGATCGATCATCGCTCTTGGCAGATATTCAGAATGTGAAGCCAACCCATGTTTTCAATGCTGCTGGTGTGACTGGTAGACCCAATGTAGATTGGTGTGAGTCTCACAAAACCGAAACAATTCGTGCAAATGTTGCTGGAACCTTAACCTTAGCAGATGTTTGCCGAGAGCATGGGCTATTGATGATGAATTTTGCTACAGGATGCATATTTGAGTATGATGCTGCACATCCTGAGGGTTCTGGCATTGGCTTTAAAGAGGAAGATAAACCCAATTTCATTGGTTCTTTCTATTCCAAAACCAAGGCTATG GTCGAGGAGCTGTTGAAAGAATATGACAATGTCTGCACCCTCAGAGTTCGGATGCCAATATCATCTGACCTAAGTAACCCACGGAACTTCATAACCAAGATTTCTCGTTACAACAAAGTCGTTAACATTCCAAACAGCATGACCATCTTGGATGAGCTTCTTCCCATTTCAGTTGAGATGGCGAAGCGGAACTTGAGGGGTATATGGAACTTCACAAACCCTGGGGTTGTGAGCCATAACGAGATTCTGGAGATGTACAAGCAATACATTGACCCCAACTTCAAGTGGGCTAACTTCACACTTGAGGAGCAAGCCAAGGTGATAGTGGCCCCTCGAAGCAACAATGAGCTGGATGCGTCAAAGTTGAAGAAAGAGTTCCCCGAGTTGCTATCTATCAAGGAGTCCCTGATTAAGTACGTATTCGaaccaaacaagaaaaactaa